The following are from one region of the Polaribacter marinaquae genome:
- a CDS encoding zinc-dependent metalloprotease, translated as MTKKILTRLLLVAFVFGFSTESSAQFWKKKKKEAPKTAAKPKPKPKKGGIQPYSKVVTKEHKTDEGLFKVHQKDNSYLFEIPDSLLRREMLMVTRIAKTASGIGFGGGKTNTQVLRWEKKNKQILLRVVSHSVVADTLLPVHEAVVNSNLEPILFSFPIKAFSKDSTATVIDATSLFSTDVKPLGFPNFYRRAYQATRMDKTRSYIDRVSSYPRNIEVRHVKTYFANKAPSNSAVGSITLEMSNSMVLLPKVPMKRRYFDERVGWFARGQTDYGLKDQKSKTVRYLDRYRLEVKDEDIEKFKRGELVEPKKQIVYYVDRATPKEWVPYIIQGVNDWQVAFEAAGFKNAIVGKMAPTKEEDPEYSPEDVRYSVIRYLASPIPNANGPHVSDPRSGEILESDINWYHNVMTLLHNWFFVQTAAINEDARSNNFKTETMGRLIRFVSSHELGHTLGLPHNMGSSVAYPVDSLRSATFTKKYGTAPSIMDYARFNYVAQPEDKGVALMPDIGPYDKYSINWGYRPILDKTAEEEKETLDKWILDKADNPMYHFGRQQFGVVDPSAQTEDLGDDAIKASDYGIKNLKRILPRLEEWTTEKGQTYDEMATMYGQVIGQFGRYMGHVSSNVGGIYENYKTADQEGAVYTHVDKAHQKAALKFVINQLFKTPTWMLDKDLFSKTQSSGALERVRSLQVRTLNSLLSADRMARMIENETLNGAKAYNLVSMFSDVRKGIWSELYSGRTIDTYRRNLQKAHVERLDFLLNDAKNQRGRFGTPSVNVGQSDIKSFARGELTRLKRDVRNAASRASNTTSRYHLQDVLARIEVALDPK; from the coding sequence ATGACAAAAAAAATACTTACTAGGCTGCTTTTAGTAGCTTTCGTATTTGGTTTTTCTACTGAATCTTCTGCTCAATTTTGGAAGAAAAAGAAAAAAGAAGCACCGAAAACTGCAGCAAAACCGAAACCTAAACCTAAAAAAGGTGGAATTCAGCCTTATAGTAAGGTAGTAACCAAAGAACACAAAACAGACGAAGGTTTGTTTAAAGTGCACCAAAAAGATAATTCTTATTTATTTGAAATACCAGATTCTCTTTTAAGAAGAGAAATGTTAATGGTAACAAGAATTGCTAAAACTGCCAGCGGTATTGGTTTTGGTGGTGGTAAAACAAACACACAAGTTTTACGTTGGGAGAAAAAAAATAAACAAATCTTATTAAGAGTTGTTTCGCATAGCGTTGTTGCAGATACTTTGTTACCTGTGCACGAAGCGGTAGTAAACTCTAACTTAGAACCAATTTTATTTTCTTTTCCTATCAAAGCATTTAGTAAAGATTCTACTGCAACTGTTATAGATGCAACTTCTTTATTTTCTACAGATGTAAAACCTTTAGGTTTCCCTAATTTTTACAGAAGAGCTTACCAAGCTACTAGAATGGATAAGACTCGTTCTTACATAGATAGAGTAAGTAGTTACCCAAGAAACATAGAAGTAAGACATGTAAAAACTTACTTTGCAAACAAAGCGCCATCTAATAGTGCGGTTGGTTCTATTACTTTAGAAATGAGTAATTCTATGGTTTTATTACCAAAAGTACCAATGAAACGTAGATATTTTGACGAACGTGTTGGTTGGTTTGCTAGAGGTCAAACAGATTATGGTTTAAAAGATCAAAAAAGTAAAACGGTTAGATATTTAGATAGATATCGTTTAGAAGTTAAAGATGAAGATATCGAGAAATTTAAAAGAGGAGAATTAGTAGAGCCTAAAAAACAAATTGTTTATTACGTAGATAGAGCAACTCCTAAAGAATGGGTACCATATATTATACAAGGTGTTAACGACTGGCAAGTAGCTTTTGAAGCAGCTGGTTTTAAAAATGCTATTGTTGGTAAAATGGCACCAACTAAAGAAGAAGATCCAGAGTATAGCCCAGAAGATGTGCGTTATTCTGTAATTAGATATTTAGCATCTCCGATTCCTAATGCAAACGGACCTCACGTAAGTGACCCAAGATCTGGAGAGATTTTAGAATCTGATATTAACTGGTATCATAATGTAATGACTTTATTACACAACTGGTTTTTTGTACAAACAGCTGCAATTAACGAAGACGCAAGAAGCAATAACTTTAAGACAGAAACTATGGGACGTTTAATTCGTTTTGTTTCTTCTCACGAATTAGGTCATACTTTAGGTTTACCTCATAACATGGGAAGTTCTGTAGCTTATCCTGTAGACTCTTTACGTTCTGCAACTTTTACAAAAAAATATGGTACTGCCCCATCTATTATGGATTATGCTCGTTTTAACTATGTTGCACAACCAGAAGATAAAGGTGTTGCTTTAATGCCAGACATTGGTCCTTATGATAAATACTCTATCAATTGGGGTTATAGACCAATTTTAGACAAGACTGCCGAAGAAGAAAAAGAAACTTTAGATAAGTGGATTTTAGATAAAGCAGACAACCCAATGTATCATTTTGGTCGTCAGCAATTTGGCGTTGTAGATCCAAGTGCACAAACTGAAGATTTAGGAGACGACGCTATTAAGGCGAGTGATTATGGTATTAAAAATTTAAAAAGAATTTTACCTAGATTAGAAGAGTGGACTACAGAAAAAGGACAGACTTATGACGAAATGGCTACAATGTATGGTCAAGTTATTGGTCAGTTTGGTAGATACATGGGACATGTTTCTTCTAATGTTGGTGGTATTTACGAAAACTATAAAACTGCAGATCAAGAAGGTGCTGTTTACACACATGTAGACAAAGCACATCAAAAAGCAGCTTTAAAATTTGTAATCAATCAATTATTTAAAACCCCTACTTGGATGTTAGACAAAGACCTTTTCTCTAAAACACAATCTAGTGGTGCTTTAGAAAGAGTTAGATCTTTACAAGTAAGAACTTTAAATAGTCTTTTAAGTGCAGATAGAATGGCACGTATGATAGAAAATGAAACTTTAAATGGCGCTAAAGCTTACAATTTAGTTTCTATGTTTTCTGATGTAAGAAAAGGTATTTGGTCTGAATTATATAGCGGTAGAACTATAGATACATATAGAAGAAATCTTCAAAAAGCACATGTAGAGCGTTTAGACTTTTTATTAAACGATGCTAAAAACCAAAGAGGACGTTTTGGAACACCATCTGTAAATGTTGGTCAGTCTGATATTAAATCTTTTGCAAGAGGAGAATTAACTAGATTAAAAAGAGATGTTAGAAATGCAGCTTCAAGAGCTTCTAACACAACTTCTCGTTACCACTTACAAGATGTTTTAGCTAGAATTGAAGTAGCTTTAGATCCAAAGTAA
- the metK gene encoding methionine adenosyltransferase yields MSYLFTSESVSEGHPDKVADQISDALIDNFLAFDKTSKVACETLVTTGQVVLAGEVKSKTYLDVQQIARDVINKIGYTKGEYMFDGNSCGVLSAIHEQSPDINQGVDRAKPEEQGAGDQGMMFGYATDETENYMPLALELSHRLLIELAALRRENKDITYLRPDAKSQVTIEYSDDNVPQRIDAIVISTQHDDFDKSDDVMLAKIKKDIVEILIPRVVAKLPAHIQKLFTDNITYHINPTGVFVIGGPHGDTGLTGRKIIVDTYGGKGAHGGGAFSGKDPSKVDRSGAYATRHIAKNLVAAGLCKEVLVQVSYAIGVAKPTSINVETYGTATVGLSDGEISKKVEEIFDMRPYFIEQRLKLRTPIYSETAAYGHMGRTPEIKTVTFSNPMGETVSEEVETFTWEKLDYVDKVKAAFNL; encoded by the coding sequence ATGTCATATTTATTTACCTCAGAAAGTGTTTCTGAAGGACATCCTGATAAAGTAGCAGATCAAATTTCTGATGCTTTAATAGATAATTTTTTAGCCTTTGATAAAACAAGTAAAGTAGCTTGCGAAACATTAGTTACAACTGGGCAAGTTGTATTGGCTGGAGAAGTAAAATCTAAAACTTATTTAGATGTACAGCAAATTGCAAGAGATGTAATTAATAAAATTGGTTATACAAAAGGAGAATATATGTTCGACGGAAATTCTTGCGGTGTTTTATCTGCAATTCACGAACAATCGCCAGATATTAACCAAGGTGTTGATAGAGCAAAACCAGAAGAACAAGGTGCTGGAGACCAAGGAATGATGTTTGGTTATGCTACAGATGAGACAGAAAACTACATGCCTTTGGCTTTAGAATTGTCTCACAGGCTTTTAATTGAATTAGCAGCTTTAAGAAGAGAAAACAAAGACATTACTTACTTAAGACCAGATGCTAAATCTCAAGTAACTATAGAGTATTCTGATGATAATGTTCCGCAAAGAATTGATGCGATTGTAATTTCTACTCAACATGACGATTTTGACAAGTCTGATGATGTTATGTTAGCAAAAATTAAAAAAGATATCGTTGAAATTTTAATTCCTAGAGTTGTAGCAAAATTACCTGCTCATATTCAAAAATTATTTACAGATAATATTACGTATCACATCAACCCAACAGGCGTTTTTGTTATTGGTGGACCTCATGGAGATACAGGTTTAACTGGTAGAAAAATTATTGTTGATACTTACGGTGGTAAAGGTGCACACGGTGGTGGTGCTTTCTCTGGAAAAGACCCTTCTAAAGTAGACAGATCTGGAGCTTATGCAACTAGACATATTGCAAAAAATTTAGTTGCTGCCGGTTTATGTAAAGAAGTTTTAGTACAAGTTTCTTATGCAATTGGTGTTGCAAAACCTACAAGTATTAACGTAGAAACCTATGGTACAGCAACTGTTGGTTTATCCGACGGAGAAATCAGTAAAAAAGTAGAAGAAATTTTTGACATGCGTCCTTATTTTATAGAACAACGCTTAAAATTAAGAACGCCAATTTACTCTGAAACTGCTGCATATGGCCACATGGGTAGAACTCCAGAAATTAAAACAGTAACTTTTTCTAATCCAATGGGAGAAACTGTTTCAGAAGAAGTAGAAACTTTTACTTGGGAAAAGTTAGATTATGTAGACAAAGTAAAAGCGGCATTTAATCTATAA